In the Acomys russatus chromosome 11, mAcoRus1.1, whole genome shotgun sequence genome, one interval contains:
- the Il1r1 gene encoding interleukin-1 receptor type 1, with translation MHSSPCPKRENMKVLLGLIYFIAPLLSLETDDCKELTDKIVLLLSVNEIDIFDCPVTLNDEHGTVTWYKNDTKTPISEERDSRVHQHSEWLWFVPAKAEDSGDYYCVVRNSAHCLKLKRTVKVLENDPGLCYNREATFPQRLHIAGNGALVCPNLHRFKDENNELPEVQWYKNCEALALDNPHFFRVKNKLVVADVAEEHRGNYTCRLSYTHLGKQYPVTRAIQFITIEEIKIDKPVIVSPRNETMEADPGSMTQLICNVTGRISDIVYWKWNGSEIDMDNRLLVEDQQFEEHPSLKTKFMLTTILNISEVKSQFYQYPFICFVRNTNVLESAYVQLIYPVPDFKSYLIGTFVILTATVVCCTFIYNIFKVDIVLWYRDSCPDFRPPKASDGKTYDAYILYPKTFGVGSSSDLDTFVFKLLPEVLEGQFGYKLFICGRDDYAGEDAIDVTNESLRKSRRLIIILARDMGSFSWSGQSSEEQIAIYSALIREGIKVVLLELEKIQDYEKMPESIQFIKQKHGAICWSGDFKEKPQSAKTRFWKNLRYHMPAQQRPLLSTHHLLTLDPVLNTKERLQAETHLPLG, from the exons atgactGTAAGGAGTTAACAGACAAGATAGTTTTACTTTTGTCTGTAAACGAAATTGATATCTTCGATTGTCCTGTCACCCTGAATGATGAGCACGGCACCGTAACTTGGTATAAAAATGACACCAAGACGCCCATATCAGAGGAGCGGGACTCCAGAGTACATCAGCACAGTGAATGGCTTTGGTTTGTTCCTGCCAAGGCAGAGGACTCAGGAGATTACTATTGTGTAGTAAG AAACTCAGCTCACTGCCTCAAACTTAAAAGAACCGTGAAAGTTTTGGAGAATGACCCTGGCTTGTGTTACAACAGAGAGGCCACCTTCCCACAGCGACTGCACATCGCTGGGAATGGAGCGCTTGTGTGCCCTAATTTGCATcgttttaaagatgaaaataacGAGTTACCCGAAGTTCAGTGGTATAAG AACTGTGAAGCCCTGGCTCTTGACAACCCACATTTCTTCAGAGTCAAAAATAAACTGGTGGTGGCGGATGTGGCTGAAGAGCACAGAGGGAACTATACCTGCCGTTTGTCCTACACACACCTGGGGAAACAGTATCCAGTCACCCGAGCAATACAATTTATCACGATAG AGGAAATCAAGATTGACAAACCTGTGATTGTGAGCCCACGGAATGAGACGATGGAAGCCGACCCAG GGTCCATGACCCAACTGATCTGCAATGTCACGGGGAGGATCTCAGACATTGTCTACTGGAAGTGGAATGGATCTGAAATTGACATGGACAATCGACTCCTGGTTGAAGACCAGCAATT TGAGGAACATCCTTCACTCAAAACAAAGTTTATGCTCACCACAATACTTAATATTTCGGAGGTCAAAAGCCAGTTTTATCAGTATCCGTTCATCTGTTTTGTCAGGAACACAAATGTGTTAGAGTCCGCGTACGTCCAACTAATATACCCAG TCCCTGATTTCAAGAGTTACCTCATTGGGACCTTTGTCATCTTAACAGCTACAGTTGTGTGCTGTACTTTCATCTATAACATCTTCAAGGTTGACATTGTGCTTTGGTACAGGGATTCTTGCCCTGATTTTCGCCCCCCAAAAG CCTCAGATGGAAAGACCTATGATGCATATATTCTCTATCCCAAGACCTTTGGAGTTGGGTCCTCCTCAGACTTGGATACTTTTGTGTTTAAACTATTGCCCGAGGTCTTGGAGGGACAGTTTGGATACAAGCTGTTCATTTGTGGCAGGGACGACTATGCTGGGGAAG ATGCCATTGATGTTACCAATGAAAGTTTAAGGAAAAGCAGGAGGCTGATCATCATCTTAGCGAGAGACATGGGAAGCTTCAGCTGGTCGGGTCAGTCATCCGAAGAACAGATAGCGATATATAGTGCTCTCATCCGGGAAGGAATTAAAGTTGTCCTGCTTGAGTTGGAGAAAATCCAAGACTATGAGAAAATGCCAGAATCGATTCAATTCATTAAGCAGAAACATGGAGCCATTTGCTGGTCAGGAGACTTCAAGGAGAAACCACAGTCTGCAAAGACTAGGTTCTGGAAAAACTTAAGATACCACATGCCAGCCCAACAGCGACCACTGCTGTCTACACACCACCTACTAACCCTGGATCCTGTGCTGAACACCAAGGAGAGACTTCAGGCAGAGACTCACTTGCCTCTTGGCTAG